A single genomic interval of Gossypium raimondii isolate GPD5lz chromosome 11, ASM2569854v1, whole genome shotgun sequence harbors:
- the LOC105804348 gene encoding protein DETOXIFICATION 24 isoform X2 — MSSATETLCGQAFGAGHHHMMGIYLQRSWIVDGITATILAPVFIFATPILRLLGQEEELAVAAGPISLWFIPMIYSFVVSMTISMFLQAQLKNLIVGWLSMAAFVVHVSLSWIFVNKFKWGVNGAMAAMNMSGWIMVMGQLVYVFGGWCPNTWRGFSKAAFFDLLPVVKLSISSGVMICLELWYYSILVLMAGYMKNATVAIAAFSICLNINAWEFMVCLGFLVAACVRVSNELGRGNAKAVKFAIKTILGTSTSIGIVLWILCMVFRNQISYLFSSDEEVAETVSSLSIFFAFAILLNSVQPVLSGIATGAGLQSIVAYVNLGCYYIIGIPMGILVGYIADLQVKGLWIGLMSGVVMQSLILGWFVWKTDWDEQVRKASERLNRWLLKPPEEDNESPFDA, encoded by the exons ATGTCGAGTGCAACCGAAACTCTATGTGGACAAGCGTTCGGGGCAGGGCATCACCACATGATGGGGATTTACCTGCAACGGTCATGGATCGTTGACGGCATTACAGCAACAATATTGGCACCTGTCTTCATTTTCGCAACACCAATCCTTCGGCTTCTCGGCCAGGAGGAGGAGCTCGCGGTTGCAGCGGGGCCAATCTCTCTATGGTTCATTCCAATGATCTATAGCTTCGTGGTCTCCATGACTATCTCAATGTTCTTACAAGCACAGCTCAAGAATTTGATCGTGGGATGGCTATCGATGGCAGCATTCGTGGTTCATGTGTCTTTGTCGTGGATATTCGTGAACAAGTTCAAGTGGGGCGTGAATGGCGCAATGGCAGCCATGAATATGTCAGGTTGGATAATGGTTATGGGGCAACTGGTCTATGTGTTTGGTGGATGGTGTCCTAATACATGGAGAGGATTCTCTAAAGCTGCTTTCTTTGATCTATTGCCTGTTGTGAAGCTCTCCATATCCTCTGGTGTCATGATTTG CTTGGAACTATGGTATTATTCCATCCTCGTCTTAATGGCTGGATACATGAAAAATGCCACCGTCGCCATTGCTGCTTTCTCCATCTG CCTGAATATCAATGCATGGGAATTTATGGTCTGCCTAGGCTTCCTAGTTGCAGCATG TGTTCGAGTGTCGAATGAACTGGGGAGAGGAAATGCAAAGGCAGTGAAATTTGCAATAAAAACAATTCTTGGAACGTCAACAAGTATAGGCATTGTGCTGTGGATATTATGTATGGTATTCAGAAATCAAATATCATACTTGTTTTCCAGTGATGAAGAAGTTGCAGAAACAGTGTCAAgtctctcaattttttttgctttcgCAATTTTACTCAACAGTGTTCAGCCTGTACTCTCAG GTATCGCCACAGGGGCTGGTTTGCAAAGCATAGTAGCATATGTGAACTTGGGATGCTATTATATAATAGGAATACCAATGGGAATTTTGGTTGGATATATAGCAGACCTTCAAGTTAAG GGACTGTGGATTGGATTAATGAGTGGGGTGGTAATGCAATCGCTTATTCTTGGTTGGTTTGTATGGAAAACAGATTGGGATGAGCAG GTAAGAAAAGCATCTGAACGTCTCAACCGATGGTTATTGAAACCGCCAGAGGAAGATAATGAGAGTCCATTTGATGCTTGa
- the LOC105804345 gene encoding probable glutathione S-transferase: MAEEVKLLKTWSSAFGLRVVWALKLKGIPYEAIDEDLSNKSALLLQYNPVHKKIPVLVHNGNPISESLVILEYIDETWKQNPILPQDPLHRARERFWAKFNDEKLLPSVWGAFTKEGKDREEAMAATMENLKFVEEELKGKKFFSGEKIGLVDLVFGWLANLISIFEAVTGFNIVGEGYPLLSAWMQEFSELPVIKDTWPPRDKMIIKYQALYDKYHPAE, from the exons ATGGCAGAAGAAGTGAAGCTTTTGAAGACCTGGTCAAGCGCTTTTGGATTAAGGGTTGTTTGGGCGTTGAAGCTCAAAGGTATACCATATGAAGCAATAGATGAAGATCTGTCCAACAAGAGCGCTTTGCTTCTTCAGTATAACCCTGTCCACAAGAAAATCCCAGTTCTTGTTCACAATGGGAACCCCATCTCTGAATCCCTTGTGATTCTTGAATATATTGATGAGACATGGAAGCAAAATCCCATATTGCCCCAAGATCCTCTACACAGAGCCAGGGAACGGTTCTGGGCcaaatttaatgatgaaaag CTACTACCATCAGTATGGGGTGCTTTCACCAAAGAAGGGAAAGACCGAGAGGAAGCTATGGCTGCAACGATGGAGAACCTGAAATTCGTAGAAGAAGAGCTGAAAGGAAAGAAATTCTTCAGTGGAGAGAAGATAGGCCTGGTAGATCTTGTTTTCGGTTGGCTTGCTAACTTGATCTCTATTTTTGAAGCGGTAACTGGCTTCAACATAGTTGGTGAGGGATATCCATTGTTATCGGCCTGGATGCAAGAATTTTCAGAACTCCCTGTGATTAAAGATACCTGGCCTCCTCGTGACAAGATGATCATCAAGTACCAAGCACTTTATGACAAATACCATCCTGCAGAATGA
- the LOC105801159 gene encoding uncharacterized protein LOC105801159 encodes MVEYEACIMGIRAAIERKIKVLEVYGDFALVIYQLKGKWETRDPKLINYRKLVLELIKEFDDITFCYLPRDENQMVDALATLASMIRVNKQEDVKPIQISIYEAPAHFYNIKKDEEKDYHPWYHDILRYVRNREYPDQATENDKRTLRRLASDYVLEGKILYKRRNDQVLLICVDVVEAKKILEEDHEGVCGTHANVSQWPGKS; translated from the coding sequence ATGGTGGAGTACgaagcatgcatcatgggtatccgTGCAGCCATTGAACGCAAAATCAAAGTGCTAGAGGTATATGGGGATTTTGCATTAGTAATTTATCAGCTCAAAGGAAAATGGGAGACAAGAGATCCCAAATTGATCAATTACCGAAAACTAGTTCTGGAATTAATTaaggagtttgatgacatcaccttTTGTTACCTCCCGCGAGATGAGAACCAGATGGTCGACGCCTTGGCTACATTAGCTTCTATGATCAGAGTAAATAAACAAGAGGATGTGAAGCCTATCCAAATTAGCATTTATGAGGCTCCAGCCCatttttacaacatcaaaaaagATGAGGAAAAAGATTATCACCCTTGGTATCACGATATATTACGATATGTGAGAAATCGCGAATATCCAGACCAAGCAActgagaatgataagaggacgtTGAGAAGACTGGCCAGTGACTATGTCTTGGAGGGGaagatcctatacaaaagaagGAATGATCAAGTACTATTAATATGTGTGGACGTTGTTGAGGCTAAGAAAATCTTGGAAGAAGACCATGAGGGCGTCTGCGGAACACACGCTAATGTTTCACAATGGCCAGgcaaatcatga
- the LOC105804348 gene encoding protein DETOXIFICATION 24 isoform X1: MDDKEVEERFVAKKDDDLKTRVWVESKTIWRIAFPSILSRVTSFGMVVVTQSFLGHIGEVELATYALIQSILVRFMYGILIGMSSATETLCGQAFGAGHHHMMGIYLQRSWIVDGITATILAPVFIFATPILRLLGQEEELAVAAGPISLWFIPMIYSFVVSMTISMFLQAQLKNLIVGWLSMAAFVVHVSLSWIFVNKFKWGVNGAMAAMNMSGWIMVMGQLVYVFGGWCPNTWRGFSKAAFFDLLPVVKLSISSGVMICLELWYYSILVLMAGYMKNATVAIAAFSICLNINAWEFMVCLGFLVAACVRVSNELGRGNAKAVKFAIKTILGTSTSIGIVLWILCMVFRNQISYLFSSDEEVAETVSSLSIFFAFAILLNSVQPVLSGIATGAGLQSIVAYVNLGCYYIIGIPMGILVGYIADLQVKGLWIGLMSGVVMQSLILGWFVWKTDWDEQVRKASERLNRWLLKPPEEDNESPFDA, from the exons ATGGATGACAAGGAGGTGGAGGAGAGGTTTGTCGCaaaaaaagatgatgatttGAAAACAAGAGTTTGGGTTGAATCAAAGACGATATGGAGAATCGCATTCCCATCAATATTGTCAAGGGTAACTTCATTTGGAATGGTGGTGGTCACACAGTCATTTCTTGGTCACATTGGTGAGGTTGAGCTTGCCACATATGCACTCATACAAAGCATTCTTGTCAGGTTCATGTATGGGATACTG ATTGGCATGTCGAGTGCAACCGAAACTCTATGTGGACAAGCGTTCGGGGCAGGGCATCACCACATGATGGGGATTTACCTGCAACGGTCATGGATCGTTGACGGCATTACAGCAACAATATTGGCACCTGTCTTCATTTTCGCAACACCAATCCTTCGGCTTCTCGGCCAGGAGGAGGAGCTCGCGGTTGCAGCGGGGCCAATCTCTCTATGGTTCATTCCAATGATCTATAGCTTCGTGGTCTCCATGACTATCTCAATGTTCTTACAAGCACAGCTCAAGAATTTGATCGTGGGATGGCTATCGATGGCAGCATTCGTGGTTCATGTGTCTTTGTCGTGGATATTCGTGAACAAGTTCAAGTGGGGCGTGAATGGCGCAATGGCAGCCATGAATATGTCAGGTTGGATAATGGTTATGGGGCAACTGGTCTATGTGTTTGGTGGATGGTGTCCTAATACATGGAGAGGATTCTCTAAAGCTGCTTTCTTTGATCTATTGCCTGTTGTGAAGCTCTCCATATCCTCTGGTGTCATGATTTG CTTGGAACTATGGTATTATTCCATCCTCGTCTTAATGGCTGGATACATGAAAAATGCCACCGTCGCCATTGCTGCTTTCTCCATCTG CCTGAATATCAATGCATGGGAATTTATGGTCTGCCTAGGCTTCCTAGTTGCAGCATG TGTTCGAGTGTCGAATGAACTGGGGAGAGGAAATGCAAAGGCAGTGAAATTTGCAATAAAAACAATTCTTGGAACGTCAACAAGTATAGGCATTGTGCTGTGGATATTATGTATGGTATTCAGAAATCAAATATCATACTTGTTTTCCAGTGATGAAGAAGTTGCAGAAACAGTGTCAAgtctctcaattttttttgctttcgCAATTTTACTCAACAGTGTTCAGCCTGTACTCTCAG GTATCGCCACAGGGGCTGGTTTGCAAAGCATAGTAGCATATGTGAACTTGGGATGCTATTATATAATAGGAATACCAATGGGAATTTTGGTTGGATATATAGCAGACCTTCAAGTTAAG GGACTGTGGATTGGATTAATGAGTGGGGTGGTAATGCAATCGCTTATTCTTGGTTGGTTTGTATGGAAAACAGATTGGGATGAGCAG GTAAGAAAAGCATCTGAACGTCTCAACCGATGGTTATTGAAACCGCCAGAGGAAGATAATGAGAGTCCATTTGATGCTTGa
- the LOC105804344 gene encoding pentatricopeptide repeat-containing protein At3g03580, whose product MKTTTKFSTLHEATNQFLYSSLSKSLSSASTTKQLHRIHSIIITLGLEKSSFFSGKLISKYAQFKDPKSSFSVFHQVSPTANVYQWNSIIRALTHNGLFTKALGFYGKMRKLDVLPDKCTFPSVINSCAALVDIEMGQVVHENVLKMGLGSDLYIGNALVDMYARFGCMDEALKMFDGMPERDVVSWNSLISGYSANGYWVEALEFYNMSRMEGIMPDSFTVSSVLPACGGLVNVKEGELLHCLVEKIGLHGDVVVSNGLLSMYFKFNRLVEARRIFDEMVIRDTVSWNTLICGYSQMELFKESIELFMLMVNRFKPDLLTITSVLRACGHLRDLEFGKFVHEYMKKGGFQSDVTADNILIDMYAKCDDLLASREVFDRMMCKDSVSWNSMINCYIQHLNYDEVLKLAMIMKVDMKVDSVTCVMLLSVSTQLADKELGKEIHCDIIKLGFDSDVIVNNSMVDMYAKCGLIKDSLKVFENMKTHDRVTWNTIVAACVQSGDFTLGLRMINQMRTEGVMPDAATVLGILPMCSFFASKRRGKEIHGCIFRFGFETDVPTGNAVIEMYSKCGSLKNSIQVFDRMKVRDVVTWTAMISAYGMYGEGGKALRAFEDMKATGVVPDHVTFVAIIYACSHSGLVEEGLACFDQMQKDYNLEPRNEHYACVVDLLSRSGLITKAEDFINSMPLKPDASIWGSLLSACRSSGNILVAERVAERILEQKSNDTGYYVLASNVYAILGKWDQVRMIRKSIRARGLKKDPGCSWIEIKRRLYVFGTGDKFFEQFEEVNKLLGIISGLMAKEGYVADLRYVLHDVEEDEKRDMLCGHSERLAIAFGLLNTELGTPLQIMKNLRVCGDCHTVTKYISMIMQREILVRDANRFHLFKDGTCSCGDHW is encoded by the coding sequence ATGAAAACTACAACAAAGTTTAGCACTTTACATGAagctacaaatcaatttctttacTCTTCACTCTCTAAATCCTTATCATCAGCATCAACCACTAAACAACTTCACAGAATCCACTCGATAATTATTACTCTAGGACTTGAAAAATCGTCCTTCTTCTCTGGTAAACTCATAAGCAAATATGCACAGTTCAAGGACCCAAAATCTTCATTCTCAGTTTTCCACCAAGTTTCACCTACAGCTAATGTTTACCAATGGAATTCAATCATTAGAGCTCTTACCCACAATGGGTTATTCACTAAAGCACTAGGGTTTTATGGCAAAATGCGAAAATTGGATGTTTTACCTGATAAATGTACTTTTCCTTCAGTTATCAACTCGTGTGCGGCTTTGGTTGATATTGAGATGGGACAAGTTGTTCATGAGAATGTTTTGAAGATGGGTTTAGGCTCAGATTTGTATATCGGGAATGCTTTGGTTGATATGTACGCGAGATTTGGTTGTATGGACGAAGCTTtaaagatgtttgatggaatgcctgaaagggATGTTGTGTCTTGGAATAGTTTGATTTCGGGGTATAGTGCTAATGGGTATTGGGTAGAAGCATtggaattttataatatgtcaaGAATGGAGGGAATTATGCCGGACTCTTTTACCGTTTCGAGTGTTTTGCCTGCATGTGGAGGTTTGGTTAATGTTAAAGAAGGTGAGCTACTTCATTGTTTGGTTGAGAAGATTGGGCTTCACGGCGACGTTGTGGTAAGTAATGGACTTCTTTCTATGTACTTCAAGTTTAATAGGCTCGTGGAGGCACGAAGGATTTTTGATGAGATGGTAATTAGAGATACCGTTAGTTGGAACACGCTGATATGCGGGTATTCTCAGATGGAGTTATTTAAGGAGTCGATCGAGTTGTTTATGCTTATGGTGAATAGGTTTAAACCTGATTTACTGACCATTACTTCTGTTCTTCGTGCTTGTGGTCATTTACGTGACTTGGAATTTGGAAAATTCGTTCATGAGTACATGAAGAAAGGTGGGTTTCAAAGTGATGTTACTGCTGATAATATTCTTATTGATATGTATGCGAAATGCGATGACTTGCTAGCTTCGCGTGAAGTATTTGACAGAATGATGTGCAAGGATTCTGTCTCATGGAACTCGatgattaattgttatattCAGCATCTTAATTATGATGAAGTGTTGAAACTTGCTATGATTATGAAGGTTGATATGAAAGTTGATTCTGTCACTTGTGTGATGCTCCTCTCTGTTTCTACTCAGTTAGCAGACAAGGAGCTGGGGAAAGAAATTCACTGTGATATAATTAAATTGGGATTTGATTCAGATGTTATTGTCAATAATTCTATGGTTGATATGTACGCTAAATGTGGACTAATAAAAGACTCGCTGAAAGtatttgaaaacatgaaaactCATGATAGGGTAACATGGAACACAATTGTAGCAGCATGTGTTCAATCTGGGGATTTCACTTTAGGTTTGAGAATGATTAATCAAATGAGGACTGAAGGAGTGATGCCTGATGCGGCCACTGTCTTAGGCATCTTGCCTATGTGCTCTTTTTTTGCTTCCAAACGGCGAGGGAAAGAGATCCATGGTTGTATTTTCAGATTtggatttgaaacagatgttcCAACTGGGAATGCAGTAATTGAAATGTACTCTAAATGTGGTAGtttgaaaaattctattcaGGTATTTGACCGTATGAAAGTGAGAGATGTGGTGACATGGACCGCAATGATATCTGCCTATGGGATGTATGGAGAAGGCGGCAAAGCATTGAGAGCTTTTGAAGATATGAAAGCAACGGGTGTTGTTCCTGACCATGTTACCTTTGTTGCCATCATCTATGCTTGTAGCCATTCAGGTTTGGTTGAAGAGGGTTTGGCTTGTTTCGACCAGATGCAGAAAGATTACAACTTGGAGCCTAGAAATGAACATTATGCTTGTGTGGTCGATCTTCTTTCTCGTTCTGGATTGATAACTAAAGCAGAGGACTTTATAAACTCAATGCCACTGAAACCAGATGCAAGTATTTGGGGATCGCTACTTAGTGCTTGCCGATCAAGTGGGAACATATTGGTTGCAGAACGCGTTGCTGAGCGAATCCTTGAACAGAAGTCGAATGATACTGGCTATTATGTTTTAGCATCAAATGTATATGCCATTTTAGGGAAGTGGGATCAAGTGAGAATGATACGAAAATCCATAAGAGCTAGAGGGCTCAAAAAGGATCCTGGATGTAGCTggatagaaattaaaagaagattGTACGTGTTTGGAACTGGGGATAAGTTCTTTGAGCAGTTTGAAGAGGTTAATAAGTTACTAGGGATAATTTCTGGTTTAATGGCTAAGGAAGGTTATGTTGCTGATCTGAGATATGTTTTGCATGATGTTGAAGAGGATGAAAAAAGAGACATGCTTTGTGGGCACAGTGAAAGGCTTGCCATAGCATTTGGATTATTGAACACAGAGCTCGGGACTCCATTGCAGATTATGAAAAACCTTCGGGTTTGTGGGGATTGTCACACTGTGACCAAGTATATATCAATGATTATGCAAAGAGAAATATTAGTGAGAGATGCTAATCGCTTTCATCTTTTCAAGGATGGAACCTGTAGTTGTGGAGATCATTGGTGA